A region of the Melospiza georgiana isolate bMelGeo1 chromosome Z, bMelGeo1.pri, whole genome shotgun sequence genome:
ACAGCAGTGTCGATAATAGAtgataaaagcatttttctgtaaattttatCTGTTATCCAGAACTTGAAATCAAAGCTGTTAATGATGCCTGAAAACTAGGCAAGAAAATAGTACTCCATTGTGTAAAGCCTGTAGAGCAGGTCTTTGTTTATTCGATGCTGGAAGTGAGGGGGATAGCAGCACCAAAAACTCACCTGTCCGTtcttttcacagagaaaagcttGTCTGCTTTTCTTACTTAATGCGCACATTACACTTTCGTAGCCTTCATTTTGCGACATAGTTTCTAACTGCATGATTACGTGAGCCCTTGTAGCACATGCATGGTTTCCGCAGGAGGTGGTTGCCAGCCTCCTGGTGGTTGATTTTGGTGAAGGCTCCTTGGTCTTCCTCAGCCTTGAACTTTTCACCCCAGTTCCTGCAGGTGCTCTGTAAGATTGTCTGCTCCAGTAGCCAGTGGTTAGCTTTCTGCAGTTAGCTTGTTGAGCTAAATTTACAGGTTATTAAAACATGCTTCATTCACATACCCTGCTACAAAGTAACTACTTCTTTTTGCATAGCTACAGCTTTTTGCATAGCTCAAGCATTATTTTGTTGCCTCGGCATCATTAACATTCTCATTAATTGCTAATGAACTTCATACCTATCCGCCGTGTAGTTTTTGCTGGTTTCAAAGTGTAGATAGCTGCTTTCCTCTGCTACTTTTAGAGGTCATGGGTTTATTAACCTGTTATTAGTTTGTGGGTCTTCCCCCCAGTAAACAGCCTCAAAATTAACAAAACTTGGCTCCTCTTACAAACACACATTCCTCACATGTGTAAGCATTGCCATCAAATCTCAGAAGAAGCATagaatggggttttttttgtcagcAGAGAGGAAGGCTACTCTCTCTCAAAGTGCTTGGCTGTTTGCTTCGGGTCGCACAGAAATTCCTTAAAGAGGTGTATGTCTTTCTTTGAGCAGGCACAGGCTAACTTAAAATGGTATAtctaaaaataagtatttttccttgtgtttttaatattggttttctttctttgcagcaTTAAAATGCATGAGAAGAGAAATACAAAGCAGAAGAGTGATGAAAAAACACCCAAAGGAGCTGTACCAGCATACCTCCTGGACAGAGAGGGCCAGTCCCGGGCCAAGGTCCTCTCTAACATGatcaaacaaaaaagaaaggaaaaagctgtaaGTAAATGTATCAAAGTTCAGATACCTGAAATAACAACAACCACTTTATATTGCTGATGCCAAGGTTATGTAACAGCCTTCAAGCAAAGACTGATTAAAACATGAAATCTTGAGTGACTGAACAGTTTAGGACAATGTGAGCAAATGCAGTATCTTGGTTTTTGGAACTTTAAAGTGCTATTTAAATAAGTGGCTATGAGTTGCATAACAACTATGGTCTAACCCTTTGCTTTCCAGAAATTTGATTTTATGCTTtggtttttcctctttcatttaaATATGTGACAGGTAAGAATAATgaccttttgtttttttgttttacccTCCTTCCAGGGGAAGTGGGAGGTGCCTGTGCCAAAAGTTCGTGCACAAGGAGAAACAGAAGTTTTAAAGGTGATTCGtacaggaaagagaaagaagaaggcATGGAAGAGGATGGTTACaaaagtttgttttgttggaGATGGCTTTACTAGGAAGCCTCCTAAGTACGAGCGATTCATTCGACCAATGGTAATGTTTTAGAGCCTAAAGAACATTTAAGTAATAATTCTTTTGAGTTACTGCTTTGATTTTCTGTGTTAAAGAAACTTTCTTGTGTGATTATGCACTTGATCATTACCCATGTAGAACATTCCTGTTGGTTTCCTTGCCAAAATATAAACCTCTAATAGCATGGCGGGTGGGGAGATGCCTCTAGAGGCCCAGTCTATGTTgaaattcctgctttttttcctataaCTCAGATGATGCTAGTAAGTTAAAGCTATTAGCTTTTGCATTAGCATAGGAAAATCTTTTTCAAAAATACtttgcatatattttaaaaatgacagTGTCTTTTTCAAACTGCACTGATTCTCCAAACTGCAGAAGCCCACTCTGTTATAGGATTTCAGAATTCTCTCCTTTTGGCTTAAATAAGCGTGAAGCACAGTTGTGACTGTGAAGGGAAGAGCTGTGCCTCCAGTCCAGCCTTTACTTactcagctgcaggagcagtgcctgGGTTCTATCAGCctggcagcacacaggcagaAGAGCTGGATTCAGTGGTTTTATATAAAGAGCCATTCCCGTTCCCTTCCAGGACTCAACAGTCACTGTGCAGGCTGCCCGTTGAATTGTACTTCACTGCTAGTTTGATGGtcttggaaagatttttttgacGCAGAAAAATTTATGGTACATAATGGTAAAGTACCCTCTATGAAGTGCAGGTCACTAGATAAAAACTGCTCTAGGAGATGGGTATTTCATATTTTGTCATACTTCGTCATGGAACAGAAATTGTCCAAGGCAACAAGTATTATTGTTGGGCTGCTACTAAAAATTGACATCCTGAAAACATACATGGAAAGCTTTATCTTTTTATTaaccagattttaaaataagtcTGTCAGTCTACAATAGGCAGATGGCATTCTGTATTCAAAGTTGTTTCATTCTTCCTAGTCTTTCTAAATATATAGAGATGAGGACATAATTCCCAGTGTTTAACTAGATCAGTTGTGAGAGTTTAAAGCAAATATTAACTCATTCTAATACTCTTTATGCAACAGGGCTTACGTTTCAAGAAGGCACATGTGACACATCCTGAACTTAAAGCTACTTTTTGCCTGCCTATCCTTGGTGTAAAAAAGAATCCATCATCTCCTTTGTATACACAGCTGGGAGTAATTACTAAGGGTACTGTCATTGAGGTGAATGTGAGCGAGCTTGGCCTTGTGACACAAGGGGGCAAAGTTATCTGGGGTAAGTAAATTTAACTAGTTATACTGCTGAActactttttaaagtttttgaTCTTCATTGCATCATGTGTTGTCAAGATCTCATCCTCTAGTCGTAGTTGATGGATTGTTAAAAGTTAGGTTTGGGCTGTAGCAGAAGCAACTAATAGCAACTCTAAAAATACATGCTTCAAGTGTTAATCTTGCGCTTTCCATTCACACTTACAAAATCAAATTGGATAAAGTTCAGAGCAAAGACTCACCTTACTTGCTTGTATATCATATTGAGCAATACCACAAATCTGTTACCATGTGAACCATGAGCAATTGAATTACACTTGCAGTGGAAGTTCTGTGTAGGAGCCTTATTAacagattctgcacctgggatggggcatccatgGTTGTATGTATGGACTGGGGAACAGTaggctggaaagcagtgccatggaaaggaaCATGGAGGCCCTGGTTGATGTCAAGTTAAACATGGTCAGCAGTGCcttggcagccaggagggccaccCGTGTCCTTGGGGGGCATCAGCCAGGCAGTGaaggggattgtcctgctctgctctgcactggggcagcgtcacctcgagtgctgggggctgctctgggtgccaTAGTGTAAGAGAGATACAAAACTATGGgggagtgtccaaaggagggccacaAACATGGTGCAGGGTCTGGAGGGGGAGCTGTTTGAGGAGGGGCTGAGGTCAtttggtttgttcagcctggagcagaggagacTGAGATGTCACTGTGGTCTTCAGTGTCGTCACAAGAGGAAGCTGAGGGGCAGGTCCTGATCTCTTCACTCTTATGACCAGTGACAGTGGTGTAAGGTGACAGGACTTCAGGTAATAGCACCAAGCTGAGTCAAGGGAGGTTTAAATTGGTATCAggaaaaaggttcttcacctAGGCTGTGGCTGAGCAATGGAACAAAGCAAAGGCTCTGAgcaaaggctccccagggaagtgatcacagcaccagcctgactgATTTCAAGAGGCATTTGAACAGTGTTTTCAGGCACGTGCTGTGATTCTTGggggtgtcctgtgccaggACAGTCTAATGGCCAGAAGTTAGACTCAATGGTCCTGGTGGATCACTTTCAACttagcatattctgtgattctgtgatcttcaTAGGATCAGACAGACTTCATTTAACAGAGGAGTTCACTTGGACAGTAGGAAacctaagatttttttttttaatctcagaaCTGTAAATGATCCATTTATAAAAAAAGAGCCTTAATATAATGTTTTGAGAACATAAGTTTACAGCTCAGTAGAAGGTAGATTTAGATTTCAAAATGCATTTGAGTCCCTGTGCTGTAGAGACTTGTTGATTGAATTTGCAAACATAGAAAGATCTAATATGTAAGAACTACTTCCAGGTTTTGTACACATGTAATTCCCTTTTCTCTCTAGGGAAATACGCCCAAGTAACTAATAATCCAGAAAATGATGGCTGTATTAATGCAATTCTACTTGTTTAAATTGGATACCAAGTGTTGGATGTGGACACCTACAAAATAAGTGGACTTCACCCAAATTTACAAAATCTTTGGAACCTTAAGCCATTCCAGAAGAGTGACCCTACAAGCTGATGAGGAACTTCAGCCAGAAACAACATCTGTATATTTATGTTTGCTCAGTTGAACATTGTCCAAATAaagagatttaatttttatttcctcatgTGGTATGTAT
Encoded here:
- the NSA2 gene encoding ribosome biogenesis protein NSA2 homolog, with translation MPQNEHIELHRKRYGYRLDYHEKRRKKEGREAHERSRKAKKMIGLKAKLYHKQRHAEKIQMKKTIKMHEKRNTKQKSDEKTPKGAVPAYLLDREGQSRAKVLSNMIKQKRKEKAGKWEVPVPKVRAQGETEVLKVIRTGKRKKKAWKRMVTKVCFVGDGFTRKPPKYERFIRPMGLRFKKAHVTHPELKATFCLPILGVKKNPSSPLYTQLGVITKGTVIEVNVSELGLVTQGGKVIWGKYAQVTNNPENDGCINAILLV